Proteins co-encoded in one Perca flavescens isolate YP-PL-M2 chromosome 11, PFLA_1.0, whole genome shotgun sequence genomic window:
- the aff3 gene encoding AF4/FMR2 family member 3: protein MPTVLGGKGELSIVCFLLRCAYSQVTRSQHNCAKDILEDMTQSWPSQQALGGDRARILYNPKEAKLPTAQQRQNRGDVQLRMTRHPRVAPHKSMLADDLKLSSDDDDTQRVTHESASWDGHSLSAQRAHTHGRRVRHSSSDSSGSDSTAESGSSSLHSRSPSRSPDVLPDPASPANTQPPCNSKETDHPSAAQWQLDKWLKKSRNKSASSDQDPSQSIAGRLPSPQTQRAPSPARSWDSNQEYSPSQSPIPSPQFNYSHNNSPLPSPGYSFCPSPSPFPSTCPSPSPSPRQNPIPSPVPSVCPSPCGSLRASRSPSPIPREPPRRPSPSVPAPSRVRHYPEVRTTQPSLTTNPHRTKNRITPLPYTNTKSKPTNSTHFQPTHQHRSKTRPTEDQDQSKPKASALLNSNQNHSHKSRPKPNFHPSSKQLSEAPKAKHTSHLEQIQSSRSNHNSNHKPRPSFQSSLQHSPTTAKHLIPTSRETNSDQSSQSISKGATKSNTGLNSRSTPSFKHRAKSSEATAPNSVHVDLTKTTQKKPQSKEQDVEHRGDHLTQAEGRKHERKEDRHQEKPGKQERKEDRRLAEEQLLRRPWIQSSAEEEEEEEAEEEGVIERQRRREEPARGEKRRGREQQHRREWQTVQAKQRLPTNTERHRIQDNSHHQGRTKKGGRSEEERELQQDPSPPPSRSPTPHRPSSSPSASPSSNSDSESEYQTPITKVPADSTSHKRLPKRGQQGPGRPDANRPKVVHNRGPTSGNPSEGQQSEGKQKLYTLVPFGRGEQATAPSQRGLRNLVVQIDLCLLKRVPDSTTSSTVKKPSSSSSSSTKDKQREAMKHLYVPETVTKDSKRKRKLENGVSQSESKRSIPYANDLSGHTESSSHTAERNFVTETTHNGYLEEYLDSKRPLSPLSPLSPLSDSPESTKPPLKTKTSEQHHIHVHKNRDKNRDSAIKPKMEVECVKVSRQPQPPLESWGPAGHRGTVPNNETPHHAEYYLHEAKRIKHRADAMVDKLGKAVNYVDAALSFMECGKAMEEGPLEAKSPYTMYSETVELIRYAMRLKSHSGPGARQEDKQLAVLCFRCLALLYWQMFRLKKDHALKYSKVLLDYFKTSPKVPSTPPCWSDSGKGTGGPPSSLSPDAKHLGRGSHGGSAFSSVISIPQRIHQMAANHLNITNSVLYSYEYWEVADNLAQENKEFFNYLNTLSGPLTLHSSIAHAVQYTRQALQWIRISAKLN from the exons ATGCCTACTGTCCTCGGTGGCAAAGGGGAACTTTCCATTGTCTGTTTTCTACTCAGATGCGCATATTCTCAG GTAACAAGAAGCCAACACAACTGTGCCAAAGATATTCTGGAG GACATGACTCAGTCCTGGCCGTCCCAGCAAGCCTTAGGGGGTGACCGGGCCCGAATCCTCTACAACCCTaag GAAGCAAAACTACCGACTGCACAGCAAAGGCAAA aTCGGGGGGATGTACAGCTGCGAATGACCCGTCACCCTCGCGTAGCACCTCACAAATC AATGCTTGCTGATGACCTGAAGCTGagcagtgatgatgatgacactCAAAGG gtAACTCATGAGTCAGCTTCCTGGGATGGACACAG CCTGTCAGCACagcgagcacacacacatggcagGCGGGTGAGACATTCCAGCTCAGACTCTTCAGGCTCGGACTCCACCGCTGAGTCAGGCAGCAGCAGCCTTCACTCCCGGAGCCCCAGCCGGAGCCCAGACGTTCTCCCAGATCCTGCGTCGCCTGCCAACACGCAGCCACCGTGCAACAGCAAGGAG ACTGATCACCCCTCTGCGGCCCAGTGGCAGTTGGATAAATGGCTAAAGAAGTCCCGGAACAAATCTGCCAGCAGTGACCAGGATCCCTCCCAGAGCATTGCAGGACGCCTTCCCTCTCCCCAAACTCAAAGAGCCCCATCTCCAGCCAGGTCCTGGGACAGCAATCAGGAATACAGCCCTAGCCAAAGCCCTATTCCCAGCCCACAGTTTAATTACAGCCACAACAACAGCCCCCTACCTAGCCCTGGTTATAGCTTCTGCCCTAGCCCCAGCCCATTCCCCAGCACATGCCCAAGTCCCAGCCCTAGCCCAAGGCAAAATCCGATCCCTAGCCCGGTTCCAAGTGTATGCCCCAGTCCATGTGGGAGCCTGAGAGCAAGCCGTAGCCCCAGCCCTATACCTAGAGAGCCTCCAAGAAGACCCAGTCCCAGCGTACCTGCTCCTTCCAGGGTCCGGCACTACCCCGAGGTTCGGACAACACAACCTAGCCTAACAACCAATCCCCACAGGACAAAAAATAGGATTACTCCATTGCCTTACACCAACACGAAAAGCAAGCCTACAAACAGTACTCATTTTCAACCAACTCATCAGCACAGGTCCAAGACTCGACCCACAGAGGACCAAGACCAAAGCAAACCCAAGGCTTCTGCTCTTTTAAACTCTAACCAGAATCACAGCCACAAATCTAGACCTAAGCCTAACTTTCATCCAAGTTCTAAACAGCTCTCTGAGGCTCCCAAAGCCAAACACACATCACATTTAGAGCAAATCCAGAGTAGCAGATCCAACCACAACTCCAACCACAAGCCCAGGCCTTCATTTCAATCCAGTTTACAACATAGCCCCACAACAGCTAAGCACTTAATTCCCACTAGTCGTGAAACCAACTCTGATCAAAGTTCCCAATCTATCTCTAAAGGTGCTACTAAATCTAATACTGGGTTGAACTCTAGATCAACACCCAGCTTTAAACATAGGGCCAAGTCTTCTGAGGCTACAGCGCCAAACTCTGTGCATGTTGACcttacaaaaacaacacaaaagaaACCCCAGTCCAAGGAACAGGATGTGGAACACAGAGGAGATCATTTGACCCAAGCAGAGGGGAGGAAACACGAGAGAAAAGAGGACAGACATCAGGAAAAACCAGGGAAACAGGAGAGAAAGGAAGACAGGAGGCTGGCGGAGGAGCAGCTACTGAGACGTCCCTGGATTCAGAGTTCggcagaagaggaggaggaggaggaggcagaggaggagggagtgatagagaggcagaggaggagagaggagcctGCAAGAGGGgaaaagaggagggggagggagcaGCAACATAGACGCGAATGGCAAACAGTCCAGGCCAAACAGAGACTGCCTACCAACACCGAGCGACACCGCATTCAAGACAACTCACACCACCAGGGAAGGACAAAAAAGGGAGGGAGaagtgaggaggagagagagttaCAGCAAGACCCATCACCTCCTCCGTCACGTTCCCCAACCCCTCACAGACCATCCTCCTCGCCCTCTGCCTCGCCCTCTTCAAATTCagattcagaatcagaatatcAGACTCCGATCACTAAAGTTCCAGCAGACTCCACCTCTCACAAGAGACTCCCCAAAAGAGGGCAACAAGGCCCAGGCAGGCCTGACGCCAACAGGCCGAAGGTGGTGCACAACAGAGGACCAACCTCAGGTAATCCAAGTGAGGGGCAGCAGAGTGAGGGGAAGCAAAAACTCTACACCTTGGTCCCGTTCGGGCGTGGTGAACAAGCTACAGCGCCTTCCCAGCGAGGGCTTAGAAATCTGGTGGTGCAGATAGACCTCTGTCTTCTCAAAAGGGTCCCGGACAGCACTACTAGTTCCACTGTTAAaaaaccctcctcctcctcctcttcatcaacCAAGGATAAGCAAAGAGAGGCTATGAAACACCTGTACGTCCCTGAGACTGTGACGAAAGACAGTAAAAGGAAACGCAAG TTGGAGAATGGTGTGTCACAAAGTGAAAGCAAGAGGAGTATTCCGTATGCAAATGACCTCTCAGGCCACACAGAGTCTTCATCTCACACAGCTGAGCGCAACTTTGTGACCGAGACCACACACAACGG GTACTTGGAGGAGTACTTGGACAGCAAGAGGCCGTTGTCTCCCCTGTCTCCCCTGTCTCCACTGTCCGACAGCCCGGAGTCCACCAAGCCTCCCCTCAAAACAAAGACTTCAGAGCAGCATCACATCCATGTCcacaaaaacagagacaagaATAGAGATTCTGCTATAAAG CCCAAGATGGAGGTGGAATGTGTCAAAGTGTCAAGACAGCCCCAACCACCACTCGAGTCCTGGGGCCCTGCAGGACACAGGGGGACCGTGCCAAACAATGAAAC TCCACACCATGCTGAGTACTACTTACATGAAGCTAAAAGGATTAAGCACCGTGCCGACGCAATG GTGGACAAGCTGGGGAAGGCTGTGAATTACGTTGATGCTGCTCTCTCCTTCATGGAATGTGGGAAAGCAATGGAGGAAGGGCCACTAGAGGCAAAGTCTCCTTATACCATGTATTCAGAGACAGTGGAGCTTATTAG GTACGCAATGAGGCTGAAGAGCCACTCTGGCCCTGGGGCGAGACAGGAAGACAAACAGCTGGCGGTTCTGTG TTTCCGGTGCCTTGCCCTCCTTTACTGGCAAATGTTTCGTTTAAAGAAGGACCATGCACTGAAATACTCCAAAGTTCTGCTGGACTACTTTAAG ACTTCTCCCAAAGTGCCTTCTACACCACCCTGTTGGAGTGACTCTGGGAA GGGTACAGGAGGACCCCCTTCTTCACTCTCACCCGATGCCAAACACCTTGGACGGGGTTCACACGGGGGCAGCGCCTTCTCCTCTGTCATAAGCATTCCCCAACGTATCCACCAGATGGCAGCAAATCACCTGAACATTACCAACAGTGTCCTGTACAGCTATGAGTACTGGGAGGTGGCAGACAACCTCGCACAGGAGAATAAAG agttcttCAACTACTTGAATACGTTGTCTGGGCCATTGACTCTTCACAGTAGCATTGCTCACGCTGTCCAGTACACCAGACAGGCTCTTCAGTGGATACGCATTAGTGCCAAACTTAACTAA